The segment TCACTTGTTTCTTCCGGCTTTCCCGGAACGGGTACTTCGTTTGTTACCCATTTCCAGAACTTCCTGTTCGGATTCATCTGAGTTCTCCTTTCCTGATTCTGTGTTTCTCATATAAGCGGAGCCGGCATCGGCCAGCTTCACCACGTTGCCGTTGAGAATATGGAGATTGCCTCCTTCTTCTTCCGACAATAAGTCCATGTTCTCCAAACCGCGGACATCGTTGATGGAATAGATACCGTTCTGGATACCGGTCGCATAGCCGCTCATCCGGCTATTGTAATCACCCCGTAAGAGTCCATCCACGTTGAAGCGGATGAAGTAGTTCGCTTTCTCCTGCGGCAATAGAAGCGTCCGCTGCATCGACTGTTCCCAGCGGATGATCCACGGCTCCAGTGTGTAGGTGACAAACTCCAATGACTGCTCCTCAATGTTTGAGAAAGTTGCGTGCTCGAGATCCCCAATCAGATGTGGCGGAATTCGGAAGATGCGGGCGATTTCATCCAGCTGAAATTTGCGTGTCTCCAGAAACTGCGCCTGCTCGGGGGAAATGGAGATCGGGGTATAGGTCATTCCTTCTTCAAGAATGGCTACCTTGTTCGCCCGCTTACTGCCTCCAAAGCCTGCCTCCCACGAGGAACGGATCTTCTCCGGATCCTTGACGGTTCCGGGCATTGAAAGAACACCCGAAGGGTTCGCTCCGTTTTTGAAAAAGGACGCTCCGTATTCTTCCGTTGCCATGGCCATGCCAATGGAGTTCTTTGCCATCGCAATGGGGGAGTAGCCGACCAGACCGTCAAAGCCAAGTCCGGGGATGTGCAGCACCTCACCCGGTTTCAGTCGGACCGTTCCCGGCTTCATCGTCGGAGCGTCAGATGTGCTCATCTGGTACTCGTAATAGATGCGGCCATTGGCATCACGATCTACTTTCATCCGGTTTGCCATCAGGGGATAGAGACTGACCACATCCCCGCGCCCGTTGCGAATCACCTGTGCATAGGCGTTGCCCCATAACAGCAGGTGCGTCATCATCGTCTCCCGGAAGATGTACGAGGTCATTTCCTCATTCGGTTCATCGTGCAGGATCGGGTAGAGAGGATGCTTCAGCGCTTTTGTCTTACTTCCGTCAGCCTCGT is part of the Galactobacillus timonensis genome and harbors:
- a CDS encoding phage portal protein, with protein sequence MSVFSKLFGPRDRPADSTNGSGYRYFFGGTSSGNTVTERSAMQISAVYACVRVLSEAIASLPLHLYEYEADGSKTKALKHPLYPILHDEPNEEMTSYIFRETMMTHLLLWGNAYAQVIRNGRGDVVSLYPLMANRMKVDRDANGRIYYEYQMSTSDAPTMKPGTVRLKPGEVLHIPGLGFDGLVGYSPIAMAKNSIGMAMATEEYGASFFKNGANPSGVLSMPGTVKDPEKIRSSWEAGFGGSKRANKVAILEEGMTYTPISISPEQAQFLETRKFQLDEIARIFRIPPHLIGDLEHATFSNIEEQSLEFVTYTLEPWIIRWEQSMQRTLLLPQEKANYFIRFNVDGLLRGDYNSRMSGYATGIQNGIYSINDVRGLENMDLLSEEEGGNLHILNGNVVKLADAGSAYMRNTESGKENSDESEQEVLEMGNKRSTRSGKAGRNK